The Siansivirga zeaxanthinifaciens CC-SAMT-1 region ATCAGCAAATACGGGTTGAAAGTTGATTTCTGTTTCTTTGGCTTTTACCAACAAACTATTGTTTCTGTAACGCAATCCAACTATCGAAGTAAATTTCGAATCTTTGCTAATGTTTTCTGCTGAAATACTGGCGCCTAATAAACTTAGGTTTGAATTTATTTCAAATTGATACGGTGTTTTATATGTGATGTCTAAAACAGACGATAATTTATCCCCATATTTAGCTTGAAATCCTCCGGCCGAAAAATCGACGTTTTGAACCAAGTCCGTATTAACAAAACTTAAACCTTCTTGTTGACCAGAGCGCACTAAAAAAGGTCTGTAAACTTCAATTTCATTTACGTAAACTAAATTTTCGTCGTAATTACCACCTCTAACAGAATATTGGGTACTCAATTCGTTATTATTGCTTACTCCTGGTAATGTTAAAAGTAAATTCTCTACACCAGCATTTGCACCGGGTATTTTTCTTATGGTTTCAGGTTTTAATGTTATGATGCCTTCAACTTCTTTTTGGCGCGTATTAGTAACCACAATGGCAGCGATTTGTTCTACGGTTGTACTCATTACCGGGTTGAATTCTATACTTTCGGCATTTTCCAAACGAAATGTGCTCTCAATTTTTTTATGAGATAAGTGCGTAAAAACCACTTTTACATCTTGGTTTGCTGGAATACTTAAAATATAAAATCCGTTTGAATTGGATGCTGTTCCATTGTTATCTGTTTTTATATTTACGTTGGCAATAGGCTTTTTAAATTCATCTAAAATAACGCCTTTAATTGTTGCTGTTTGGGCAAAACCAGAAAAAATAATGATAAAAAATACTGCTGAAATTATAAATTTTGTTTTCAATAGGTAATGAATTTATTTTCGATAAAACACAGATTCAAAAGTAGAACTATTTCCAACATTATCTGTAACAATTAGTTTTAAAATGTTTTTTGTATCTGTAATGTTGTGATCGTTAAAATCGTAAGTTAGTGTTTTTGTTTTGTAATCGTACTCCATTAAAATCCATTGTCCGTTAATGGTGGCCCTGTAACTCGATATGCCCGACAAATCATCTGCAATTTTAACCGTTAGGTAGCGGTAATTGCTAATCCATTGGCCATCGTTAAAATTAGGCGCATAAATAGTAGGGCTTTTGGTGTCTGTGGCTAAAGTATAAGTTCCTAAAACTTTGGTACTAGTACTCAAATTATGATCCTTTTTTGTTGTTGTACAGTACACAGGATAATTTTTGCGACCAATCAATTTTGCAATAAATAATTTATCTCTGTCTTCTCCTTTATATGGATTGATATCAAAATTAATTTCAAAAGGTTTCTTTGTTGGAATAACATCTTCATGAAGTTTTAAAGTATCGTTAGAGACTTCAAAATCGATGTAAAAATCTTCATAAAAAGTATCAGGAGCAAAGTTTACAGTTACGTTTTCAGCTTTTAAGGTTGTTTTTTGATTAGCACTTATAAGGTAAGGCGTTGTTTTTTTAGGGTCAGTTTTAACCGAGGCGCTTTTGGTTCCTTTAATGTTTATTAAAACCGTGGTTACATTTTTTTTAAAATCTGATACATGAATTTTATAAACAGAAGATGTGCTATCAGCAATATTTAAAAACCCATCGTTAACAGGATTTTTATATAAACTCAAAGGATTATTAACTCTAAATAATTTTTGAATGCGTCTTTTTGTATTGTTAAAATGGTTGTAATCTATAAGCTGATTAATGAAAAGGGTTTCGTCAAATGAAAATTCTTTGAAATCGATTTCAAAATTTTTCGTTCCATTAATTGAGGTTTCAATATTATGAACTCCATTAGAATTTGATGCCATATCCAGTCGATCATTAGTTTCAATACCAAAGCCAATTTTACCAAAAGCCTCAATGTTTTCGGTAGTGTAATCACCATTACTTAAAGGTATGAGCCTTAGCGCTTGTTTTTTGTTGGAGTTATTAACACCCGCATTTTCCCCTAACGGATATACGTAAATCGATCTCACATAGGGCTTGGTGGTATCTTTTATATCAATTCCAAAAAGCATCGGATTTAATGGGTGTTCTTCTTTATTTCGAATTTCAAAATGTAAGTGCGGACCACCAGAGCCGCCTGTATTTCCACTGTAAGCAACATGTTGTCCTTTGGTAACAGGTAGGGTTTCGGCCGTTGGGAATAATTCAATTTCAAAAGACTCTGCTTTGTATTGCTGGGCTTTTATATAGGCTTCAATTTCTGGTGAAAACGATTGTAAATGACCGTAAACAGAGGTATAACCATTAGGATGTGTAATGTAAAGGGCTTTTCCGTAGCCAAAATGTGCTATTTTAATTCGGCTTATAAAACCATCTGCAACCGATAATACTTTCAAACCTTGGCGTCCTTGTGTTTTAATATCTAATCCCGAATGAAAGTGATTAGATCGTAACTCGGCAAAGGTGCCCGATAGTATTAAAGGTATTTCTAATGGGCTAGTAAAATAATCTTGGGGATAATTATTTTGACCGTTTATTAAGCTCGTAAAAATTAAAACAAAAATTAAGGATAATCGCATATAAAAAAGAAGTTCACGCTAAAATATTAATAAGAACTGAAACAGCAAAAAATAAAACAGAAATGACGCATCATACTGATTTTTAGTAATAACGATAAATTTGAAATTTTATTAAAAAACAATTGTAATTTATGGCAATGTATGTTAACTTTGTGAGATAAGTATTGAAATTTGTAAATGAGTAATATTGAAGATATTGTAAATTCATTAGAAAGCAAAATTGGTAAAGTATTACGCAAATTAGAGCTTTTGAAACTTGCTAACCAGAAATTAGGTGAAGAATTAGAAATTTCTAAGCAAGAAAATCTCAACCAAAAAAAGATGATAATTGATTGGCAAGAGAAATATGAAGCACTAAAAATGGCAAATTCAATTCTTGGCAGTGACGAAGATAAAAAAGAAACTAAGCTTAAAATAAACGCATTAATCCGGGAAATAGACCATTGTATTGCTCAACTCTCCGAATAATGATAAATGGTATCAATGTCTGAAAAGCTTAAAATAAAACTATCCATAGGGAATAGAGTATATCCTTTAACAATTGACCCGAGTCAGGAAGAAGGTTTACGTAAAGCAGCAAAGAATATTGATGCCATGATTAAACAATTTGAGCAAAGTTATTCTGTTCGAGATAAACAAGATGTACTAGCCATGTGTGCTTTGCAATTTGCGTCTCAAGTAGAACAGAAATCAATTGATAAAGAAGTAGTAAGCGAACATCTACAAGAGCAATTAAGTGCTTTAAATGATTTGCTTGATACCCATTTAATATCATAACGGTCTTTAAAATAAAGTAAAAGTTACTGCCTACATTGGTTATTTATTTTTGATAAACTCAACGTTAATTCTTTAAAAAGGGTGAGTTTAAGTTGTAAAAGCAAGCTGCCTTGAGCAGATCCTTGATCAGCTTGTTAGCCCTAAACTTGTTTTTAAGGAGTTTATACAAAATCTTAAACTGGTGTAGGCTTTTTTTATATATAATAACAACTAAACACGTAAATGGATTCAGTTATAATGATTGTAGGTGGCGTAATAATAGGCTTGATTTTAGGCTTTATTATAGCTAAAATTTTAGAGAAAAATAATGCTTCAAAACTCGTTAAAGAAGCTAAGAAAAGTGCTTCTTTAATACTTAAAGAGGCCAATAGTGAAGGTGAATCAATTAAAAAAGATAAAATACTTCAAGCAAAAGAAAAGTTTATCGAATTAAAAGCCGAACATGAAAAGGTTATTTTGGCTCGTGATAAAAAAATGGCAGAGTCTGAAAAGCGTTGCCGTGATAAAGAATCTCAAGTTTCCAGTGAATTAGCAAAAAACAAAAAGCTTAACGAATCGTTAGAAGAAAAGTTAAAAGATTATAACCACAGGTTAGATGTTTTAGAAAAGAAACAAGAGGAAATAGATAAACTTCACAAAAATCAAGTGCAGCAATTAGAAATAATTTCTAGTTTATCTGCCGAAGAAGCTAAAGAACAGTTAATAGAATCTTTAAAAGGCGAAGCTAAAAACGATGCCATGGCTTATATTCAAAGCTCTATGGAAGAGGCTAAATTAACTGCCGAACAAGATGCTAAAAAGATTATTATTAACACCATTCAGCGTATAGGAACCGAAGAAGCAGTAGATAACTGTGTATCTGTTTTCAACATCGAATCGGATGATGTTAAGGGACGCATTATAGGTCGTGAAGGACGAAATATTCGTGCTATTGAGGCTGCCACTGGAGTTGAAATTATTGTAGATGATACGCCTGAAGCTATTATTTTATCTTGTTTTGACTCTGTAAGAAGAGAGATTGCTCGTTTATCATTACATAAATTAGTAACCGATGGAAGGATACATCCTGCGCGTATTGAAGAAGTAGTTAATAAAACACAGAAACAAATCGAGCAAGAAATTATTGAAGTTGGTAAACGTACTGTTATCGATTTAGGAATTCATAATTTACATCCAGAGCTAATTAAAATGGTAGGAAGAATGAAATACCGTTCTTCTTACGGACAAAACCTGCTTCAGCACTCGCGTGAAGTTGCTAAGCTTTGTGGAGTAATGGCTGCCGAATTAGGATTAAACCCTAAGTTAGCAAAACGTGCCGGACTTTTACATGATATAGGAAAAGTGCCTGATGCAGAAGCAGACATGGAAACTCCACATGCTATTCTAGGTATGCAGTGGGCCGAAAAATATGGCGAGAAAGACGATGTTTGTAACGCCATTGGAGCGCATCACGATGAAGTTGAAATGAAATCGTTATTAGCGCCAATCATTCAAGTGTGTGATGCTATTTCGGGTGCCAGACCAGGTGCCAGACGTCAAGTTTTAGATAGTTATATTCAACGTCTTAAAGATTTAGAAGATATAGCTTTCGGTTTTCCAGGTGTAAAAAAAGCTTATGCAATTCAGGCGGGTAGAGAACTACGTGTAATTGTTGAAAGCGAAAAAGTAGACGATCAAAAAGCTGCCGATTTATCTTTTAGTATTTCTCAAAAAGTACAAACAGACATGACATATCCTGGTCAGGTTAAAGTTACAGTAATTAGAGAAACACGTGCTGTTAACATAGCCAAGTAGTTAATTAGAAACTTTTATATAACAAAAAGCCTCTCAATTTTTGAGAGGCTTTTTTGTTTTAACTTGGGTTGTAAGATTTAATAATTTGCTTAAGCTGCTGTTTTAAGTCTTCTCCGGTGTCATAAATAATTTGCTCATCGGTAGGGAATGGTATACGGCGTCTTTCTAAAAACGGTAAAAGATTAGTATCTAAAGCTCTTTTATCACCTCTGGTATTAGCATATACATGATCGAAAACAAAAGTACTTTCAATAGGGAAAGCATCAATTAATTGTTGTGTATTAATGTTTATATATTCAACATTACCCTTTACTTGTGCCGATTTGTTTTGCTTAAATTCATAATATTCGCATCGAATCGTTTTTAAGTTATCAACTTTTATAAAGTTCCCTAAACTATCTTTTACGGGGTTGCCTTTAGTGTCTAATAGATTTTTTTTGCCATCAATAATTTGTTTTTCCTTTATTATTTGACGCTCTTTAATTTGCTCGGGCGATACATTTATTTCTCTTAATACAACACGCATGTTATAGTCGTATGTAATGTCATTGCTAGGCGTATTATGGTAAACAGTCCATAAGTTATTAATGCCGTAAGTACTAAAGTTAAGTAGGTCGCTTTCTAATGCTTGCGGAATTATTTTTCGAGTATCATTAAACATATCTACCAAAACATAGTCTGTTCCTTTAGCATGTGACCAATTAATTAAAGAACGTACATCTTTGTAGTTGGGGTTTATGGCTTCTATTTCTTTTAAATTATTATAAGCTTTTCTATAATCTAACTTGTTTTTAGAATTTAGTAGCGCTGTTGTGTTATTATAAAGATGTTCTGATGCCTTTTCTTTGTATTTAATAATCGAACTAGAGTAATCCTTCAATTTAAAACGTATTTCTTTGCCATTTACACTTAATGGTAAAAAGGGTTTAATAATTTCCTGTCTATTATTTAAGTTTAGAAACAAATCATAAATTCTAATATAGTTTTCCGGATTGTTATCCTTTTTCAAAAAGTCTATATTTTGCAAATCACGATCGTTAGCTTTCAGGTAAGCTTCATAAAGCAAATTAATATAATCGGTTTTGTTCTTTTTGTCTTTATTGGTTCTTAATTTTCCAATGGCATCATAAATGGCTTTATCATAATTTCCAGCAGTTAAAGCCTTCTCAATTTGCTTGCTGGCGCTGCAAGAAATTAAAAATAATATGGAACATGTAATGAGTAATGTTTTTTTCATAAAATAAGGTTTTTTTAATTCCTTTTCAATATTAATACCAAAATGGATTGACACTTAAAAAAAAGTATCAATCCATTTTTAATTTATTTAAAGTTAGTATGTTATTTTTTTACATAAACAGGAAGTAGTTTGGTGATAATTTCACCAAAACCAATACGCGTCCCGTCTTTTTCGCAGTAACCGCGCATGATAACTGTATCGTTATCGTTAATAAATTTTCTTTCGGTGCCATCTTTCATTTTAATAGGTTTTTCGCCTTTCCATGTAAGTTCTAACATCGACCCGAAAGACTCTGGAGTGGGCCCAGAAACAGTCCCACTTCCCATTAAATCACCAGAATTAACAGGGCAACCATTAACAGTATGATGTGCTAGTTGCTGCGACATATTCCAGTACATATGTTTAAAATTAGATTTGCAAACAACGGTTTCTTTCGCACCTTGTGGTTGTATTGCCACCTCTAAATTAATATCGTAACTCTTTTTACCTTTATATTGTAAATACGGTAATTGTGGTTTTATTGGTTTCGGACTCTCAACACGGTAGGGTTCCAGAGCATCTAAGGTAACGATCCAAGGCGACATGGAAGACGCAAAATTTTTAGCCAAAAAAGGACCTAAAGGTATGTATTCCCATTTTTGAATATCGCGTGCGCTCCAGTCATTAAACAACACCAAGCCAAAAATATACTCTTCAGCTTCGTTAACTGGTATAGGTTCTCCCAAATCGTTGGCAACGGTAGTAATAAAGGCCATTTCTAATTCGAAATCTACCGATTTGCTGGGACCAAAAACAGGTTCGGTTGCACCAAAAGGCAGGGTTTGTCCTTGTGGTCTGTGAATATTAATTCCAGAAGGCACAATAGACGAGCTTCTACCGTGATAAGCAACTGGTATGTGAAGCCAGTTTGCTAATAAGTCGTTATTTGTGTTGCCTAAAATATTTGCCACATTGGTAGCGTGTTCTTTACTTGAGTAAAAATCGGTATAATCGCCAATTTGAACCGGTAATTGCATTTCAATTTCATCCAATCGAAACAATACAATCTCCTTGTGGCTCTTGTTGTTTTTTAAGGTGTCGTTATCAGCATCAAAAATATGAGCTATTCTATTTCTAACGGCACGCCATGTTTTACGGCCGTCTGCAATAAAATCGTTTAAGGTGTCTTGCAGAAAAATATCATCGGTTAAGGGAATACCATCAAAATACCCCAATTGGTGTAATGCGCCTAAATCTATGGCGGTATCTCCAATACGAGTTCCAATGGTTATAATATCATCACGTGTTAAAAAAACGCCAAATGGAATATTCTGTATTGGAAAATCAGAATTTTTATCGACGTGTAACCACGATTTTCTATCTGGATTGTTAGCTGATAATGGCATAACTGTTTTGTTTTTTTGTTAAAGTAATATGTTCAAACCTACACAATTTTTTCATTTTATTCAGAATAAAATCAGAAAAAATAGTATTCTACTAAACGTTAATAAAATAGTTGAAAAGTTAGTAGTAAATATATGTTTTTTGATGAATTTAAATAATCTATTTGTTATTTTTGCAAAATATTTAACTCGAATTTAATTTTATATGCAACGCGACGAACAAATTTTTGAACTTATTCAAGCCGAAAAAGAGCGCCAATTACATGGTATAGAACTTATTGCTTCAGAGAATTTTGTAAGCGAACAAGTTATGGAAGCTGCCGGATCGGTATTAACAAACAAATATGCCGAAGGCTATCCAGGAAAACGTTACTATGGTGGTTGTGAAGTGGTAGACGAAGTAGAGCAAATTGCTATTGATAGAGCAAAGGCTTTGTTTGGAGCAGAATATGTAAATGTACAACCTCACTCAGGTAGTCAGGCCAATACAGCTGTGTATCATGCTTGTTTAAATCCTGGCGATAAAATTTTAGGATTCGATTTATCTCACGGTGGCCATTTAACCCATGGTTCGCCAGTAAACTTCTCTGGTAAACTTTACAACCCGGTATTTTATGGTGTAGAGCAAGAAACAGGTGTTTTAAACTACGATAAAATTCAAGAAATAGCAACCAAAGAGCAACCAAAACTTATTATTGCAGGTGCTTCGGCTTATTCTCGTGATATCGATTTTAAGCGTTTTAGAGTTATTGCAGACAGCGTTGGCGCTATTTTAATGGCAGATATTTCCCATCCAGCAGGTTTAATTGCGAAAGGCATTTTAAACGACCCGCTTCCTCATTGTCACATTGTAACTACAACAACACACAAAACCTTAAGAGGTCCACGTGGTGGTATGATTATGATGGGTAAAGATTTCGATAACCCATTTGGAATTACCCTAAAAGACGGAAGCTTACGTAAAATGTCGTCTCTTTTAGATTCTGCCGTTTTCCCAGGAAATCAAGGTGGCCCATTAGAGCACATTATTGCAGCAAAAGCTATTGCTTTTGGCGAAGCTTTAACCGATTCGTTTTTACATTACCAATTACAAGTAAAGAAAAACGCAGCAACATTAGCCGATGCTTTAGTATCTAAAGGTTACGATATTATTTCAGGCGGAACCGATAACCACTGTATGCTT contains the following coding sequences:
- the fahA gene encoding fumarylacetoacetase, yielding MPLSANNPDRKSWLHVDKNSDFPIQNIPFGVFLTRDDIITIGTRIGDTAIDLGALHQLGYFDGIPLTDDIFLQDTLNDFIADGRKTWRAVRNRIAHIFDADNDTLKNNKSHKEIVLFRLDEIEMQLPVQIGDYTDFYSSKEHATNVANILGNTNNDLLANWLHIPVAYHGRSSSIVPSGINIHRPQGQTLPFGATEPVFGPSKSVDFELEMAFITTVANDLGEPIPVNEAEEYIFGLVLFNDWSARDIQKWEYIPLGPFLAKNFASSMSPWIVTLDALEPYRVESPKPIKPQLPYLQYKGKKSYDINLEVAIQPQGAKETVVCKSNFKHMYWNMSQQLAHHTVNGCPVNSGDLMGSGTVSGPTPESFGSMLELTWKGEKPIKMKDGTERKFINDNDTVIMRGYCEKDGTRIGFGEIITKLLPVYVKK
- a CDS encoding M23 family metallopeptidase; this encodes MRLSLIFVLIFTSLINGQNNYPQDYFTSPLEIPLILSGTFAELRSNHFHSGLDIKTQGRQGLKVLSVADGFISRIKIAHFGYGKALYITHPNGYTSVYGHLQSFSPEIEAYIKAQQYKAESFEIELFPTAETLPVTKGQHVAYSGNTGGSGGPHLHFEIRNKEEHPLNPMLFGIDIKDTTKPYVRSIYVYPLGENAGVNNSNKKQALRLIPLSNGDYTTENIEAFGKIGFGIETNDRLDMASNSNGVHNIETSINGTKNFEIDFKEFSFDETLFINQLIDYNHFNNTKRRIQKLFRVNNPLSLYKNPVNDGFLNIADSTSSVYKIHVSDFKKNVTTVLINIKGTKSASVKTDPKKTTPYLISANQKTTLKAENVTVNFAPDTFYEDFYIDFEVSNDTLKLHEDVIPTKKPFEINFDINPYKGEDRDKLFIAKLIGRKNYPVYCTTTKKDHNLSTSTKVLGTYTLATDTKSPTIYAPNFNDGQWISNYRYLTVKIADDLSGISSYRATINGQWILMEYDYKTKTLTYDFNDHNITDTKNILKLIVTDNVGNSSTFESVFYRK
- a CDS encoding cell division protein ZapA; its protein translation is MSEKLKIKLSIGNRVYPLTIDPSQEEGLRKAAKNIDAMIKQFEQSYSVRDKQDVLAMCALQFASQVEQKSIDKEVVSEHLQEQLSALNDLLDTHLIS
- the rny gene encoding ribonuclease Y, which produces MDSVIMIVGGVIIGLILGFIIAKILEKNNASKLVKEAKKSASLILKEANSEGESIKKDKILQAKEKFIELKAEHEKVILARDKKMAESEKRCRDKESQVSSELAKNKKLNESLEEKLKDYNHRLDVLEKKQEEIDKLHKNQVQQLEIISSLSAEEAKEQLIESLKGEAKNDAMAYIQSSMEEAKLTAEQDAKKIIINTIQRIGTEEAVDNCVSVFNIESDDVKGRIIGREGRNIRAIEAATGVEIIVDDTPEAIILSCFDSVRREIARLSLHKLVTDGRIHPARIEEVVNKTQKQIEQEIIEVGKRTVIDLGIHNLHPELIKMVGRMKYRSSYGQNLLQHSREVAKLCGVMAAELGLNPKLAKRAGLLHDIGKVPDAEADMETPHAILGMQWAEKYGEKDDVCNAIGAHHDEVEMKSLLAPIIQVCDAISGARPGARRQVLDSYIQRLKDLEDIAFGFPGVKKAYAIQAGRELRVIVESEKVDDQKAADLSFSISQKVQTDMTYPGQVKVTVIRETRAVNIAK
- the glyA gene encoding serine hydroxymethyltransferase, translated to MQRDEQIFELIQAEKERQLHGIELIASENFVSEQVMEAAGSVLTNKYAEGYPGKRYYGGCEVVDEVEQIAIDRAKALFGAEYVNVQPHSGSQANTAVYHACLNPGDKILGFDLSHGGHLTHGSPVNFSGKLYNPVFYGVEQETGVLNYDKIQEIATKEQPKLIIAGASAYSRDIDFKRFRVIADSVGAILMADISHPAGLIAKGILNDPLPHCHIVTTTTHKTLRGPRGGMIMMGKDFDNPFGITLKDGSLRKMSSLLDSAVFPGNQGGPLEHIIAAKAIAFGEALTDSFLHYQLQVKKNAATLADALVSKGYDIISGGTDNHCMLIDLRNKDVSGKDAEQALVKADITVNKNMVPFDTRSPFVTSGIRIGAAAITTRGLKEAEMVTIVELIDEVITNYQDDAVLEAVKEKVNALMANRPLFVA